The Fibrobacter sp. UWH6 DNA segment ATGAACCGTTCTCTCGAAGACGTGCGCGCCAACGTTTTGGCTCAGCAGGTCTCCATGATTCCTCAGGGTGCATTCAACGCCCTGAACCCGGTTCGTAAGATCAAGGACATCGCTGCCGACGTGATCGCTGCTCACCAGCAGCCCGGCAAGAAGCTGGACCAGAAGGAAATCTACGCTCGTCTCCGTGAACGTTTCGACCTGTTTGGCATGGACACTGACCGCGTTCTGAATTCTTACCCCATCCAGCTGACCGCAGGCGAACGCCAGCGTTCCGTGATCGGTATTTCTACCCTTCTGAACCCCCAGATGGTGATTGCTGACGAACCTACTTCCGCTCTGGACGTTTCTACCCAGAAGGAAGTGATCTCCATGATCTTCGACCTTCTCGATAAGGGTATCTTCAGCACCATGATCTTCATTACCCACGAACTTCCGCTGCTCTATCATGTGGCCGACAATATCGCCATTATGTATGCCGGCGAAATCGTGGAATACGGTACTGCCGAACAGATCGTTAAGGATCCTCGTCACCCGTATACCCAGGCTTTGATGGGCGCTATGCTCTCTACCGAAGCTTCTCAGCGTACCCGCCATCCTGAAGCTATCGAAGGTGCTCCTCCTAGCCTCAAGAACAAGATTGTGGGTTGCCGCTTTGCTCCCCGCTGCAAGAAGGCCTGCCCGGATTGCAAGAAGAACACTCAAGAAATCCGCATTGTCGGCGATCGTCAAGTGAGGTGCGATTATGCTAAGTGATAAGCCCGTTGTATTTTCTGCCAAGCGTATCAGCAAGGACTTCGGTGCCGGTAAGAACCTGAAGACTGCCGTGAAGGATGTTTCCTTCGACATTTATGACGAAGAATTCATCTCTAT contains these protein-coding regions:
- a CDS encoding ABC transporter ATP-binding protein, which codes for MSENVFEVENLGLYYLGRFGDKTHAVTDVSFSMKKGEILGIAGESGCGKSTLVSGLMGMCIPPLYPEKGDVRVKHGDKMESLMNRSLEDVRANVLAQQVSMIPQGAFNALNPVRKIKDIAADVIAAHQQPGKKLDQKEIYARLRERFDLFGMDTDRVLNSYPIQLTAGERQRSVIGISTLLNPQMVIADEPTSALDVSTQKEVISMIFDLLDKGIFSTMIFITHELPLLYHVADNIAIMYAGEIVEYGTAEQIVKDPRHPYTQALMGAMLSTEASQRTRHPEAIEGAPPSLKNKIVGCRFAPRCKKACPDCKKNTQEIRIVGDRQVRCDYAK